TCGCCGATCAGCGCGACGACGTCGGCCCAGTTCTCCTCCAGGGTGGCGGCCCAGGCCCGGACCGTCCAGACGTAGTGCTCGCGCATCGGGTGGACGTCCCGGATCTCCAGGCCCGCCGCCTCGAGGTGGTCCAGCGTCCGGCCGACCGGGCGCATGGTCATGTCCGGGGCGATGTACCGCTCGATGAACGCGCCGCCGCCGGGCGCGTCGGCCCCGCGCGACATCTGCTGGAGCAGCACGCGCCCGCCCGGCTCGACCATCCGGTGGAGCGTCGCCGCATACGCCGGGTAGTTGACCTCGCCGACGTGCTCGCCCATCTCGATGGACGCGACCGCGTCGAACGGCGCGTCCGCCAGCTCCCGGTAGTCCTGGCGGCGCACCTCGACGCGGCCTTCCAGGTCGTGCTGGGCGAGCCGGGCGCGGACGTGCTGCAGCTGCTCGGCCGACAGCGTGATGCCGACGGCCTCGACGCCGTGGTGCTTGGCCGCGTGCACCAGCAGCGAGCCCCAGCCGCAGCCGATGTCGAGCAGCCGCATCCCGGGCCGGAGCCCGAGCTTGCGGCAGATCATCTCCAGCTTGTCGTGCTGCGCCTGTTCGAGGCTCTGCGAGCCGGAGGTGAAGTACGCGCAGGAGTACGCCATCGACTCGTCCATCAGCAGCTGGTAGAAGGCATTGGACAGGTCGTAGTGGTGGGCGATGGCGGAGCGGTCACGCCGGAGGCTGTGCAGCTTCCCCGACAACCGGGCTTCCTCGGCGGGCGGCTTGGGTGGCAGGCCGAGCACGCCCAGCCGGACGGCGAGCGCGGCCGCCTCCCACCACGAACGCGGCCCGATCTTCACCCGTTCGATCTCCCCCGCGCGGGTGAGGGCCCAGATCCGGCGGAAGCCGTCCGCCAGATCTCCTTCGACGTCCAGGTCACCGGTGACGTACGCACGGGCGAGCCCCAGCTCGCCGGGCGCGTAGAGGAGACGGCGCAGGGCGCGGCGGTTGCGCAGCACCACGGTGGGCGCGTCCGCCGGGCCGGCGCGGGTTCCGTCCCAGGTCCGCAAGGCCACGGGGAGCTGCCCGCCGAGGAGCTTCCCGGCGAACGAAGCGAGGCGGTGCGCGGTGCTGTTCGGCATGTCCGGGATTCGCTCTCCACTTCGGCGTGGATTGGTGCCGGACCCGGCCAATCCAATCGAGTCCCGGCTGCGAAGGACCGCTGTGGAGATCACGGGAGAACGCATCGGCGTCATCGGCAGCGGGGTGGCCGGACTGACCGCCGCCTACCTGCTGCAACGCAAGTACGAGGTCCTGCTGTTCGAGGCCGACGACCGCCTGGGCGGGCACGCGCACACGCACGACGTGCCGAGCGCGCACGGCGGCACCGTCGGCGTGGACTCCGGCTTCATCGTCCACAACGAGCGCACCTACCCGACCCTGCTCAAGCTGTTCGCCGAGCTGGGGGTGGCCACGCGCGACACGGAGATGTCGATGAGCATCCGCTGCGACGGCTGCGGCCTGCAGTACGCCGGCGCCAAGGGGCTGTCCGGGCTGTTCGCCCAGCGCGGCAACCTCGTGCGCGGCCGCTACCTGCGGATGCTGACCGAGGTCAAGCGGTTCCACCGCCACGCGAAGCGGCTCCTGGCCGCGAAGGACGCCGGGGACGTCACGCTCGGCGCGTTCCTCGCCATCGGCGGCTACACCCGCTACTTCGTCGACCACTTCATGCTGCCGCTGGTCTCCACGGTCTGGTCGGCCGACCGCGCCGACACGCTGAAGTACCCGGCGCGGTACCTGTTCGAGTTCCTCCGCAACCACGGCATGCTCTCGGTGCGGAACTCGCCGGCCTGGCGGACCGTCGCCGGCGGCTCTCGCGAGTACGTCGAGCGCGCGGCGAAGCAGCTGACGGCTGTGCACTTGTCGACGCCGGTGCGGTCGGTGCTCCGGACCGGCGGCGGTGCCGAGATCCGCGACGACGCCGACACGCCGCACCGGGTCGACAAGGTCGTCGTCGCCACGCACGCCGACCAGGCACTGGCGCTGCTGGCCGACCCGACCGCCGCCGAACGCGAGGTGCTGGGCGCGTTCCGCTACTCGGCCAACGAAGCCTGGCTGCACACCGACACCAGCGTGCTGCCGTCGCTGGCCGAGGCCAGGGCCGGGTGGAACTACCGCGCCCCGGCCTGCGGCGCGCCGACCGGCGCGGTCCAGGTCAGCTACGACATGAACCGCTTGATGCGCCTGGAAGAGCCGACCGGGTACGTCGTCACGCTCAACCCGGGCCCCGGCCCCGGCCCGGACCGCCTGGTGGCGAAGATGCGGTACGAGCACCCCGTCTACACACCGGAATCCCTTGCGGCGCAACGACGGCTGCCCGAGCTCAACGACGGCGTGCTGGCGTACGCCGGCGCTTACCACGGCTGGGGCTTCCACGAAGACGGCTGTGCTTCGGGCGCCCGCGCCGCCGAAAGCCTGGGGGTGACGTGGTGACGAACGCGCTCTACGACGCCACCGTCGCGCACGTGCGGCGGATCGACCCGCCGCACGCCTTCGCCCATCGCGTCTACCT
This window of the Amycolatopsis balhimycina FH 1894 genome carries:
- a CDS encoding SAM-dependent methyltransferase; protein product: MPNSTAHRLASFAGKLLGGQLPVALRTWDGTRAGPADAPTVVLRNRRALRRLLYAPGELGLARAYVTGDLDVEGDLADGFRRIWALTRAGEIERVKIGPRSWWEAAALAVRLGVLGLPPKPPAEEARLSGKLHSLRRDRSAIAHHYDLSNAFYQLLMDESMAYSCAYFTSGSQSLEQAQHDKLEMICRKLGLRPGMRLLDIGCGWGSLLVHAAKHHGVEAVGITLSAEQLQHVRARLAQHDLEGRVEVRRQDYRELADAPFDAVASIEMGEHVGEVNYPAYAATLHRMVEPGGRVLLQQMSRGADAPGGGAFIERYIAPDMTMRPVGRTLDHLEAAGLEIRDVHPMREHYVWTVRAWAATLEENWADVVALIGETGARVWRLYLVGGALAFEENRMGVDQILGVRPLADGTSGMPATREWC
- a CDS encoding NAD(P)/FAD-dependent oxidoreductase, producing MEITGERIGVIGSGVAGLTAAYLLQRKYEVLLFEADDRLGGHAHTHDVPSAHGGTVGVDSGFIVHNERTYPTLLKLFAELGVATRDTEMSMSIRCDGCGLQYAGAKGLSGLFAQRGNLVRGRYLRMLTEVKRFHRHAKRLLAAKDAGDVTLGAFLAIGGYTRYFVDHFMLPLVSTVWSADRADTLKYPARYLFEFLRNHGMLSVRNSPAWRTVAGGSREYVERAAKQLTAVHLSTPVRSVLRTGGGAEIRDDADTPHRVDKVVVATHADQALALLADPTAAEREVLGAFRYSANEAWLHTDTSVLPSLAEARAGWNYRAPACGAPTGAVQVSYDMNRLMRLEEPTGYVVTLNPGPGPGPDRLVAKMRYEHPVYTPESLAAQRRLPELNDGVLAYAGAYHGWGFHEDGCASGARAAESLGVTW